In Synchiropus splendidus isolate RoL2022-P1 chromosome 7, RoL_Sspl_1.0, whole genome shotgun sequence, the genomic window TATGCACACAATCATGGCATCCATCAACTTCTTGCAACACTTTCATTTCTTCATCACCAGAATCCGCCGCACAATTTGACCCACTCAATGCAACATGTTGCATTAGCATCCATGTCAATATGAGACAGCATGCTGAATATTAGAATAATGAATGGTGATGTTCTTGATTTAAAACCCTGAAGAAACAAAGAGATACAATTGGTGTCAAAGCAGACACTAAAGACTCATCACCTTGTTTCTAGACATCACTGTGTTCAGCATTGCACTGACAATATataagagacacacacacacacaggttagcAATGAATCGACAGCTAAATGAGTGCGCACACTAAAAGAGCAATTTACGGAACCAAAGAAGTCAATTGGACCTGAACCGTATCTTTTAGGGAGACAGAACCAGTGCCATATAGCGAGCGGAATATCAGAGGTGAAACACCACAGATCGAATCGCCATCTGCCGATCTGTCAATCCTAAGCACGATGTAGTCTACAAACTTTGTACACCGTGGGCAGGAAAAATGCAAAATTGAAAAAAGgcctttttaataaataaatatattttaaatttttcTATAATCAGGTGCCTTTCGTAAGCGTGCAATCCTCAGGTGTGGAAGTCCAGGCCTGAACATGTGATTACTGCTTCCACATGAAGTGAGAGGTGAGTTGGACATCACCCCTGTTTTAAATACAGGGCAAACGTGTGAGGACGGAGGGAAAAGGACAGCTAAATTGGCACTTTACAAGGTGGAcatgtttgaaaaatgaaaatgagcccCTTGGGCGACGGTGCCATAAGTCAAGGCATGACACTCTGCTTCTCAGTATCTTTTCTCTCCATGCTGACAGAGCACACAGATGCCCAACACGTCCCCCTTCAAGACATACCACCACCATTACGTGTGCACTCACAAGGAGCTCGAGACAGATTAAAATTGACCCCCTGTGCATCCAGCGGGGGAGTGGCTGGACAGAGAAGTAGGAGCTGAAAGGTTCAACTTTAACCTCATAAAGTGAGTGGAGCTACTCATTAGTTACTGTAACATCTGGTGCACGGGGATGATGACCTGTGCTAATGACAGAAGGACACCCCAATTAAATAAACAGTGCTGTCTGTTTCGTATAGCAAACCACACAAGAGCTTCAAAGTCCACGTCGCAGTCTTCCTGTTAGCATCTGTTCACAAGATCTACTCACACACCGACTAGCTGGAACGTCTTCATCATCTCTACTGACACAAAGACACTAGACGGGCAAAATCCGCCCTTTGTAATTTGTGGCAAAactatttattgttatttcttcAGCTTAGCCGGAGAGACGTAATTCTGTGTTCAGGAAGTACAAAGCAAATAAGGCAATCTTTGGAGAAAGCTAGTTTCAGGGAAAGCCTCTAATTAGAAATCTGCTGTTAGATGAAAACAGCAAGTCATTTAGCTCTATAATGAGCCCAGCCCACTTTCCTTTCACTGCGCTTTCCCGGGTTTTAGTTTTCTCCAGAATAATTCCCTAAAATAATTCACTATATTCTTCAACAGAGCTATGGTGTCTCAGCAGAATGAGTTCCAGAGAGCACAGTGGTACTTAAAACCAGCAACTTTAGatgattgaagaaaaaaatatagagAATTTACAGTGACACTTTCTGTGCTCTCACTCAGGAGAGGATGGCGACACGCAGCCAACAGGTCAGGGCTGTGATTTGTCACTGCAGATACGGTGCACATTACTTACACTAATTCACTTCACCTAACAGCTCACTGAGTGATTCATTGATGCCTGAAGTGAAGAGAAAACTTTAGAGTCCACAGAATGCATCAGCAGCAGCCTGGCGTAAGTTCCAAGAACCGTCAAGGCTTCAAAACAAATACTGGTCCTCTGCAAGTtattttcaatgtattattttcaaaacCTAAATAAAGTGAAGTACTTTATGAAGTACTTTAAATTAACAAATTAAAAAACTaaagtaacagtaaaagtaGATTAGTCAACGACAATAAGGCCAGAACAGCTGATCACTAGTCCTTAGTAGTAGCAAATGTATCTTTGTATTTTCACATTACTTAAATCATGAATGTACAATTTACTATAAAACAAGATGTTACACTGCACGGCACTCTAGAATGGATGGATCACACGCTGTTGTTTTAACTTTCAATACATATATCTTGTTATCATATAGTTACAGCATTAATTGTCGaaaatatttcctttttacCTGTCAGACAGTAAGAATAAGGAGCGTACTTTTGGGTCATAACTTCGGAGAGGATAAATATAGACGCATGTAcagaaaatgtgtcataaataaaataatttcaaatacaataaatacGTATGTGAACCAGATGAACAGGTGACATGTACATGCTGTGAAAGATTAACATAAATATTACCATTTGCATTAgaatattttaattaatttatgcGGTTCACTAAAACGCCGCGCACAACGCTCGGTGGTATAAGTTAACTTTCATAAATAAAGCACTTGCACTCAACATACCTACAGATCTCAAGCCTTCTGCTGGACTCATTCGTTGGCGTCCAACTACTTATTCTTCCGTCAACACTAAgaacctttgacctttgctaCTTCAACGAATCGCCGTGCAGATTCGTGTGACGTCATCTCTGGTTAAATCCTTACGCAATTTcctccagacaggaagtgtgatGTGGCGTTGACTTGGGACGAAAATGGTAAGATTTTTATCTGTGTCTGGCCCTTTTTTTGCAAGAATAATTTACTTTGCCTTGCAGAGCCCCCGCGTATTTTAGAATAAGACAGCAAACGTTCAAGTACGAGTCGTTAATGCCGGTTGGTGAACTCGCTAGCCCGTGTGAGCTAAGTAAAGCTAACGGCTCGCCCTGCGAGTGAACCAGTGTTTATGTCCGTGACGTGGCTTCGCGGGAAAGTAGAAGTTTTATTGGTTTTCTTGCCACTGCGTTTCAGTGAATTTCAGGTATGGCATCGTGAGCGGTAGTGGGGTGACCGTTATCTTTGGGATTGTGTGCCACGTCGATGCCCGGTGTCTGGATGATCATGACACAGCTGACTGTATTTATGGCATCTAAAGCTATAAATCACACCCAGTGCCCCCATGTGATGTGCGAGAGTCTTGTATTTGTTGGCAGTGATCACCCCAGTGGTGTCTCATGCAGACTCCATGCATCTGCCATGAAGTTGTAGTAGACTCAAATCATCTAAATATTTACGGTAACTGAATCATGACTCCAAATTCGTGTTGTCTCAACATTTTGTGAGTGTATTTGTCATTTATCATAAATAGACAGATTGATCAGTAAGTTTGTATGGTGTGGTGTGGTTTGAGCCAAATGAAGTCTGGGATTTTCTGTCCATCATGACCAGAAACTCTTGGTGGACCTGAGGAACCTCTGAATACAATCCAAGCAAGTCACTATTAACATGGAGTTTATATAATGTTTAATATGTTTCAAGAGTATTCAGATCAATgcacttcattttcttttatttttctttccgcGTTCCAGTCGGCCATTTTTAACTTCCAGTCACTGCTCACAGTGATTCTGCTGTTGATTTGTACGTGCGCCTACATTAGAGCTCTGGCGCCCAGCCTCCTGGACAAGAACAAAACTGGGTATGTTCAAAGCCTTTCTTCGACACATCTAGTGCAAACATAGCTGTTGTCTTTTTTGGCCAGCATAATTAGTTGTCTTGTGCTTGCAGGATTCTAGGAATTTTCTGGAAATGTGCCAGGATAGGTAAGTCTGACCAGTAACTTGCATTAATTTTGTTTAAAATTGTAACTTTTTCTCCATCTACTTGCATGTCTGATTCTTCAGGAGAGCGGAAAAGTCCCTGGGTGGCCTGCTGCTGTATCATTATGGCGTTTAGCACACTTTTTCTACAGTAGCTGTCCAGAGGTGAATGGAAATATGAGTCGATAAAGGCGCACGGACAATACAATTGCAGAAGACCTTCAGTGGCTTTCTGTGACCTGGGGGACTGGCTCGAGTCACAGAGGCGAGGTGTGTCCTGTTGGAAGTCTGTGGCAGTAGCTTCATCCCTGAACTGTCCTTGAACATGATTCTGGGGAGCCTTTTCACTGGGTGTCCGTGGTCGGAGGGTAAATGCTTTACGTTGTTTAACTCATTATCGAGGAATCAAATGCAAAATTTTGGGATCAAAATGTAATCATGTTGCAATGCGTGTTCTGTTTTTAACTCATAAAAGAGTGTCCTTGTAACATACACATGGGTCATGTGACCGAGTTTTCCCCCAGCTCTTGACACAACCGCTAATGAAGCCAACCTTTGTATTCCACAACGAGCAAACTGTGTGTCTTGCTTTTAGTGGTTTCTCATGTTTGCTTTGGAAGAAACCAGGGATTTGACATCCTGTGCTATTTATTAAGCAGTGTTTTTGGACATGTAGTCACCTGGTTTGTGAATGAAAACCACTTGGGTCTCACTTTCCTCTTGACAGCATGTTTGACTGTTGAGAAACCTGGGCTCGACAAAGGCATGTaaacctgttttcatttttgtactGTCATAATTAAACTTCCTCTTAAATAAAGCACAAGGCAGTTTTGACTGAAACGGTCAGGTTCCTGAGTTGTGCATCT contains:
- the tmem167a gene encoding protein kish-A produces the protein MSAIFNFQSLLTVILLLICTCAYIRALAPSLLDKNKTGILGIFWKCARIGERKSPWVACCCIIMAFSTLFLQ